From a single Planococcus shenhongbingii genomic region:
- the pxpB gene encoding 5-oxoprolinase subunit PxpB, whose translation MNFSFSPLGDQAIVIEVGQEINEKVQERVRAIAALLEADPLPWMVEIIPAFTTVTVFYHPLATLYETVQQELEERVQHISEAVAGEFRTVEIPVCYGGDFGPDLDFVAQHNGLSPEEVIEIHTSGTYTVYMIGFAPGFPFIGGMSEKIAAPRRDSPRLRIPERTVGIAGMQTGVYPIETPGGWQLIGRTPIRLFRPEQEIPSLLRAGDKIIFRQISESEYHSLKEEQHAEDH comes from the coding sequence ATGAACTTTTCTTTTTCACCGCTTGGCGACCAAGCGATTGTTATTGAAGTCGGGCAGGAAATCAATGAAAAAGTACAGGAGCGTGTACGTGCCATTGCAGCGCTGCTGGAAGCCGATCCGCTTCCTTGGATGGTAGAAATCATACCGGCTTTTACCACTGTCACGGTTTTTTATCATCCACTGGCCACCCTATATGAAACGGTGCAGCAGGAACTCGAAGAACGTGTCCAGCATATATCCGAAGCTGTCGCTGGCGAGTTTCGTACCGTGGAGATTCCAGTTTGTTACGGAGGCGATTTCGGACCGGACCTGGACTTTGTGGCACAGCATAATGGGCTGAGTCCTGAAGAAGTAATTGAAATCCATACCAGCGGAACTTATACGGTCTACATGATCGGCTTTGCTCCAGGATTCCCATTCATCGGCGGAATGTCTGAAAAAATTGCAGCTCCCCGCCGTGATTCACCGCGGCTACGAATTCCTGAGCGTACAGTAGGCATTGCCGGCATGCAGACAGGCGTTTACCCAATCGAAACTCCAGGCGGCTGGCAGCTGATTGGCCGCACGCCTATTCGGCTGTTTCGCCCTGAGCAGGAAATTCCGAGCTTGCTGCGGGCTGGAGACAAAATTATCTTCAGACAAATATCAGAGAGTGAATATCATTCACTGAAGGAGGAGCAGCATGCTGAAGATCATTAA
- a CDS encoding ABC transporter permease: MDKSLFDETGTLMRFIWRRDRIRIPVWLLSFVIATMLTAIAFKDLYQNAAERQAIAETMKNPAMTAMVGPGYGLDNYTVGAMMAHQMLLMTAVVVGLMSILLVARHTRSDEEDGRLELIRSLPVGRLSNLQSVLLVMFGVNVLLAAATGSGLYVLGIASMDLEGSLLYGSALGATGLIFSAITAVFAQLSQNSRSTISLSIAVLLFAYAVRAIGDIGNEALSWTSPLGWILRSEVYVQNIWWPIWLTVAAAFLLSLLALYLNSIRDLGSGFLPARTGKSHASPILQSPLGLAIRLQRTGLIA, translated from the coding sequence ATGGACAAAAGCTTGTTTGACGAAACAGGCACATTAATGCGTTTTATCTGGCGCCGGGACCGCATCCGCATTCCTGTCTGGCTGCTTTCTTTTGTTATAGCAACGATGTTGACAGCCATTGCATTTAAGGATTTATATCAGAATGCAGCAGAACGCCAGGCTATAGCCGAAACAATGAAAAATCCGGCAATGACTGCAATGGTTGGTCCTGGATATGGTTTGGACAACTATACTGTCGGCGCCATGATGGCCCATCAGATGCTCTTGATGACAGCTGTGGTGGTCGGGCTGATGAGTATTTTGCTAGTGGCCCGCCATACGCGCAGCGATGAGGAAGACGGCCGGCTCGAGTTGATCCGTTCGCTGCCGGTAGGGCGATTATCGAATCTCCAATCTGTGCTGCTTGTCATGTTCGGAGTCAATGTGCTGCTCGCAGCGGCTACAGGAAGTGGTCTTTATGTTTTAGGGATTGCCAGCATGGATTTGGAAGGTTCTTTACTTTACGGATCCGCCTTGGGAGCAACCGGTTTGATTTTTTCAGCTATCACAGCCGTTTTTGCCCAGCTTTCACAAAATTCGAGAAGCACAATCAGCTTGTCTATCGCTGTGCTCTTGTTTGCTTATGCAGTTCGTGCCATTGGAGATATTGGGAATGAAGCCTTGTCCTGGACTTCTCCGCTCGGCTGGATTTTGCGGTCTGAGGTATATGTCCAAAATATATGGTGGCCGATTTGGCTTACTGTGGCTGCCGCTTTTTTGCTGTCGCTTCTGGCACTTTATTTGAATTCTATCCGTGATTTGGGTTCAGGGTTTTTGCCAGCAAGAACCGGCAAATCCCATGCCTCGCCGATTTTGCAGAGTCCTTTGGGATTGGCCATTCGCCTACAACGCACAGGTCTTATTGCATGA
- a CDS encoding glucose 1-dehydrogenase, producing MYPDLTGKTAIVTGASKGIGKGIAERFGKEKMNVVVDYHTDKRGAEETVAAITANGGNAVFVEADVANEEGVQKLINAALDQYGSIDVLVNNAGFSKSESSEELSLENWQRVLDVNLTGAFIASREAIKQMLAKGRPGCILNITSVHQVIPKVDNAHYAVTKAGLKMLTETLALEYAEQGIRINAIAPGTINTPANPAEDADPEEKQKTLEKIPMKKIGQPEQIAAAAAWIVSSEADYVTGTTLFVDGGMTLYPSQLK from the coding sequence ATGTATCCGGATTTAACAGGGAAAACAGCCATTGTTACGGGTGCTTCAAAAGGAATCGGCAAAGGAATCGCTGAACGTTTTGGGAAAGAGAAAATGAACGTCGTGGTGGATTACCATACAGATAAAAGAGGGGCTGAAGAGACGGTTGCGGCGATTACAGCAAATGGCGGAAATGCTGTATTCGTAGAAGCCGACGTTGCGAATGAAGAAGGCGTTCAGAAGCTAATTAATGCTGCACTCGATCAATACGGCTCGATTGATGTATTAGTGAATAATGCTGGGTTCAGTAAAAGCGAATCGTCAGAAGAATTGAGTTTGGAAAACTGGCAGCGCGTGTTGGACGTTAATTTAACCGGAGCGTTTATTGCCAGCCGTGAAGCGATCAAACAAATGCTGGCTAAGGGCAGACCCGGCTGCATCCTTAACATCACCAGTGTTCATCAGGTTATTCCGAAAGTGGACAATGCGCATTACGCCGTGACCAAAGCGGGCCTTAAGATGCTGACGGAAACGCTGGCACTTGAATATGCGGAACAAGGCATCCGCATCAATGCGATAGCTCCTGGCACAATCAATACGCCCGCTAACCCGGCTGAAGATGCAGATCCGGAAGAAAAGCAAAAGACGCTTGAAAAAATACCGATGAAAAAGATAGGCCAGCCTGAACAAATTGCAGCCGCGGCTGCCTGGATTGTATCTTCGGAAGCAGATTATGTGACTGGCACGACTTTGTTTGTAGATGGCGGTATGACTTTATACCCTTCGCAATTGAAATGA
- a CDS encoding DUF2971 domain-containing protein, producing MAEHIKLAEALEWQFRNEVDKQVRKTHESGQTLYHYTSLQSLMGMVETNNLWMSKGNFLNDSSELVYFSNVLKSVISKMKIQNETELWRLFIRELKLSMNRFLKKIEESGFEVYIFSMSHSQDSLALWYNYAKGEGYNLGFYVEDLLKKTSVFPDESNVVHGLVVYDRQEQELVLMNFLIETFKLVTQYEVEEVKKALPAHFFSVIATCAIFFKDPAFQSEEEYRIAYMNTSGETQPEARFRAQNGVIIPYIAVDFEERLPISHITIGPKNNIDIAKRGMEHYLNSKGYNMQEISISKSVAALRY from the coding sequence ATGGCAGAACATATAAAGTTGGCAGAAGCATTGGAATGGCAGTTCCGGAACGAAGTCGATAAACAAGTCAGGAAAACCCATGAATCCGGCCAGACGCTCTATCATTACACCAGTCTTCAGAGTCTGATGGGGATGGTCGAGACGAATAATCTATGGATGAGCAAAGGTAATTTCTTGAATGATTCCAGTGAATTGGTTTACTTTTCGAATGTCTTAAAAAGCGTTATCAGCAAAATGAAAATCCAAAACGAGACAGAACTGTGGCGGCTATTCATCCGGGAATTGAAACTTTCAATGAACCGGTTTTTGAAAAAAATTGAAGAAAGCGGTTTTGAAGTTTACATCTTTTCAATGTCACATTCCCAAGATTCGCTTGCTCTTTGGTATAACTATGCAAAAGGGGAAGGCTATAATCTTGGCTTCTATGTGGAAGATCTTTTGAAAAAAACGAGCGTCTTTCCCGATGAATCAAACGTCGTCCACGGCCTTGTAGTATATGACCGCCAGGAACAAGAGCTGGTTCTTATGAACTTCTTGATAGAAACCTTCAAACTGGTTACGCAATACGAAGTGGAAGAAGTAAAAAAAGCGTTGCCGGCTCATTTTTTTTCAGTTATTGCCACATGTGCGATCTTTTTTAAAGACCCTGCTTTTCAAAGCGAAGAGGAATATCGGATTGCCTATATGAATACCAGTGGTGAAACACAGCCGGAAGCACGGTTTCGAGCGCAAAATGGAGTAATTATTCCATATATTGCAGTGGATTTTGAAGAACGGCTGCCGATCAGCCATATCACCATCGGACCGAAGAACAATATTGATATTGCCAAAAGAGGCATGGAGCATTATCTAAACAGCAAAGGTTATAATATGCAAGAAATCTCGATCAGTAAATCGGTCGCTGCCCTTAGATATTAA
- a CDS encoding transporter substrate-binding domain-containing protein, translated as MRNLFSKKSGSLFAGILALTLLAGCGNSVENAAEEEPSEWDRIQEEGVLTVATSGTLFPTSYRAEGTDELTGFEVEVVRELAERLELEVEFKELGFDEMLTSVQTGQVDLAANDIEVTEDRKDKFTFSTPFKYSYGTAIVRKDDLSGIETLEDLKGKKAAGASTSVYMETAREYGAEEVVYDNATNEVYLRDVSIGRTDVILNDYYLQTLALEAFPELNITIHPNLKYSPSEVGVVMNKDNTELAENVNRVIGEMLEDGTIAEISGEFFAGADVTQKVDIEE; from the coding sequence GTGAGAAATTTATTCAGCAAAAAAAGCGGCTCTTTGTTCGCTGGAATATTGGCATTGACCTTACTTGCTGGCTGTGGAAACAGTGTTGAAAACGCAGCTGAAGAAGAGCCGTCGGAATGGGATAGAATCCAGGAAGAAGGTGTCTTGACCGTCGCCACTTCCGGTACGCTGTTCCCGACTTCGTACCGCGCGGAAGGCACCGACGAATTGACTGGCTTCGAAGTTGAAGTCGTACGTGAACTTGCTGAGCGCCTGGAGCTTGAAGTTGAATTTAAAGAGCTGGGCTTTGATGAGATGCTGACGTCCGTCCAAACAGGTCAAGTGGATTTGGCAGCAAACGATATCGAAGTAACGGAAGATCGGAAAGATAAATTCACATTTTCTACACCGTTCAAGTATTCCTACGGCACAGCCATTGTCCGGAAAGACGATTTATCCGGAATCGAGACATTAGAAGACTTGAAAGGCAAAAAAGCAGCAGGTGCTTCCACTTCTGTTTACATGGAAACTGCGCGTGAATACGGAGCGGAAGAAGTGGTTTATGACAATGCCACAAATGAAGTCTACCTGCGTGACGTGTCCATTGGGCGCACAGATGTTATCCTAAATGATTATTACCTGCAAACACTGGCTCTTGAAGCTTTCCCTGAACTGAACATTACAATCCACCCGAATTTGAAGTACAGCCCTTCTGAAGTAGGGGTTGTGATGAACAAAGACAATACCGAACTTGCTGAAAACGTGAACCGGGTGATTGGAGAAATGCTGGAAGACGGCACCATTGCCGAAATTTCCGGTGAATTCTTTGCTGGCGCCGATGTAACCCAGAAAGTTGATATTGAAGAATAA
- a CDS encoding TetR/AcrR family transcriptional regulator encodes MEKFTNLEEKKKLTILNAALQEFAENGYQQASTNRIVKKAGIGKGMLFYYFKSKRELYEYLIEYSMDIIMDEYFMQVDTSETDLIERLKQAAQVKMKAQLENKQVFDFLGTFVLAKDAELPERLQKKYAELHALGAALMYEGIDQSLIRKDLDADKAFKLIRWSIEGYQNELLQRLEGQKIASIDFEPYWEEFYGYLEILKKSFYIEKEDLA; translated from the coding sequence ATGGAAAAATTCACAAATCTCGAAGAAAAGAAAAAGCTGACAATATTAAATGCTGCGCTTCAGGAATTTGCGGAAAATGGCTATCAGCAAGCTTCCACAAATCGTATTGTCAAAAAAGCGGGAATCGGCAAAGGGATGCTGTTCTATTATTTTAAAAGCAAACGGGAACTGTATGAATATTTGATTGAGTACAGCATGGATATCATTATGGATGAGTATTTTATGCAGGTGGACACAAGCGAAACTGATTTGATTGAGCGCCTTAAACAGGCAGCACAAGTCAAAATGAAAGCTCAGTTGGAAAATAAGCAGGTCTTTGATTTCTTAGGGACTTTTGTGCTTGCGAAAGACGCGGAACTGCCAGAGCGTTTGCAGAAAAAATACGCGGAGCTGCACGCTTTAGGTGCTGCTTTGATGTATGAAGGCATCGATCAGTCATTAATCAGAAAGGATTTAGATGCGGACAAGGCATTCAAATTAATCCGCTGGTCCATTGAAGGATATCAAAATGAATTATTGCAGCGGCTGGAAGGCCAAAAAATAGCTTCTATTGATTTTGAACCGTATTGGGAAGAGTTCTATGGCTACCTCGAGATTCTAAAGAAAAGCTTTTATATAGAAAAGGAGGATTTGGCATGA
- a CDS encoding ABC transporter ATP-binding protein, whose translation MSILKTTALTKKFGDFTALDGVDIEVAKGEVYGFIGPNGAGKSTTIRVLLGLLKVTSGTAEIFGQDVWEDAVDIHKRVAYVPGDVNLWPNLTGGEVIDLFLKLRGSNGKTRREELIRKFDLDPTKKCRTYSKGNRQKVALVAALSTDADLYILDEPTSGLDPLMERVFQEWVREAKAQGKSILLSSHILSEVEKLCDKVAIIRQGKIIETGTLQELRHLTGTVLTVETKRPMPSLHELKGIQGIQEKQGTLSFQVDAEELDQVIRYISGFGVVKLESSPPTLEELFMRHYEGGSSADKQEAAYHGQKLV comes from the coding sequence ATGAGCATTTTGAAAACCACAGCTTTGACCAAAAAGTTCGGAGATTTTACAGCGTTGGACGGTGTGGACATTGAAGTCGCCAAAGGAGAAGTATACGGATTTATCGGACCGAACGGCGCAGGCAAGTCGACAACCATCCGTGTACTTTTGGGCCTCTTAAAAGTGACTTCGGGAACAGCTGAAATTTTCGGTCAAGACGTCTGGGAAGATGCAGTGGATATTCATAAGCGCGTGGCTTATGTTCCAGGAGATGTAAATTTATGGCCCAATTTAACGGGGGGAGAAGTCATTGATTTGTTTTTAAAATTGCGCGGAAGCAATGGAAAAACCCGGCGGGAAGAATTGATACGGAAATTTGATTTGGACCCGACCAAAAAATGCCGGACGTATTCAAAAGGGAACCGGCAGAAAGTGGCATTGGTTGCCGCCTTGTCGACAGATGCGGATCTTTATATTCTCGATGAACCCACTTCAGGGCTCGATCCATTGATGGAACGTGTTTTTCAAGAATGGGTGAGAGAAGCGAAAGCACAAGGAAAAAGCATTTTGCTGTCAAGCCATATCTTGTCTGAAGTTGAAAAGCTTTGTGATAAAGTCGCCATCATCCGCCAAGGGAAAATTATTGAAACAGGCACTTTGCAGGAATTGCGCCATCTGACAGGAACTGTTTTAACGGTGGAGACAAAACGGCCGATGCCTTCGCTGCACGAATTAAAAGGCATACAGGGAATACAGGAGAAACAAGGGACTCTGTCTTTTCAAGTGGATGCGGAAGAACTGGATCAGGTAATCCGCTATATCAGCGGATTCGGCGTTGTAAAGCTGGAAAGTTCTCCGCCGACTCTTGAAGAATTGTTCATGCGCCATTATGAAGGAGGAAGTTCAGCAGATAAACAGGAGGCGGCCTACCATGGACAAAAGCTTGTTTGA
- a CDS encoding LamB/YcsF family protein: MTFKVDLNCDMGESFGAYKLGNDAEILNFVTSANIACGFHAGDPATMRKTVAMALERNVGIGAHPGLQDLVGFGRRNIAISPQEAYDLTVYQIGALSGFVQAEGGRLQHVKAHGALYNMAAKDAALSEAIAEAVYKINPELILFGLSGSELMKAGEKIGLRTANEVFSDRTYQQDGTLTPRTQPNALITDPDTAISQVIRMVQENKVHTVQNQDIGIKAETICIHGDGVTALEFAAAISKSLKEARINVAKVEEFM; the protein is encoded by the coding sequence ATGACGTTTAAAGTGGACTTGAATTGTGATATGGGCGAAAGTTTCGGGGCTTATAAGCTTGGAAATGACGCAGAGATTTTGAATTTTGTGACGTCTGCCAATATCGCCTGCGGCTTTCACGCCGGAGACCCGGCAACAATGCGAAAAACGGTAGCAATGGCGCTTGAGAGAAACGTCGGGATCGGCGCCCATCCGGGACTCCAGGATCTGGTCGGTTTCGGCCGCCGGAATATCGCCATTTCTCCCCAGGAAGCTTATGACCTGACGGTGTATCAAATCGGAGCCCTGTCCGGCTTTGTGCAGGCGGAAGGCGGACGATTGCAGCATGTGAAAGCGCATGGCGCCTTATACAATATGGCCGCTAAAGACGCTGCCTTATCAGAAGCGATTGCCGAAGCGGTCTATAAAATAAATCCCGAGCTGATTTTATTTGGCTTGTCCGGCAGTGAATTGATGAAAGCAGGCGAAAAAATTGGCCTGCGCACCGCTAACGAAGTGTTTTCTGACCGCACATACCAGCAAGACGGCACCTTGACGCCGCGCACTCAGCCAAACGCTCTCATTACTGACCCAGATACCGCAATCAGCCAAGTTATCCGGATGGTCCAGGAAAATAAGGTCCATACCGTACAAAACCAGGACATCGGCATTAAAGCAGAGACCATCTGCATACACGGTGACGGAGTTACGGCGCTGGAATTTGCAGCAGCCATCTCTAAATCATTAAAGGAGGCGAGGATTAATGTCGCAAAAGTAGAGGAGTTTATGTAA
- a CDS encoding AIM24 family protein: MGNYTIEEFIRQTKQDERENDYFELETPRILEVNLTDMVWAKVGSMISYTGQIKFERERMLEHGVGVMFKKALTGEGTSLMKATGQGRLYLADQGKKITIFELNGESITVNGNDLLAFEPGIQWEIKMMRKVAGMMAGGLFNVTLKGKGRVAITSHYEPLTLLVKPGESVITDPGATVAWSGDLTPEFRTDISIRTFLGRGSGESVQMEFKGEGFVIVQPFEEVYTAGNGLS; this comes from the coding sequence ATGGGCAATTACACGATTGAAGAGTTTATTCGCCAAACCAAACAGGACGAGAGAGAGAATGATTATTTTGAGTTGGAAACACCGCGTATTCTGGAAGTGAATTTAACGGATATGGTATGGGCAAAAGTCGGCTCGATGATTTCGTATACGGGCCAGATTAAATTTGAGCGGGAACGCATGCTTGAGCATGGCGTCGGAGTGATGTTCAAGAAGGCACTGACTGGCGAAGGCACTTCGTTGATGAAAGCTACGGGGCAAGGACGTTTGTATTTGGCAGACCAAGGCAAGAAAATCACCATTTTCGAATTGAATGGCGAATCCATCACAGTTAACGGCAATGATCTTCTCGCTTTTGAGCCAGGCATCCAATGGGAAATTAAAATGATGAGAAAAGTAGCGGGGATGATGGCTGGCGGATTATTCAACGTTACTTTGAAAGGAAAAGGGAGAGTGGCCATCACCTCCCATTATGAACCACTGACGCTGCTTGTGAAACCGGGTGAATCGGTGATTACAGACCCAGGGGCAACTGTTGCCTGGTCAGGCGATTTAACACCTGAATTCCGGACAGATATCAGCATCAGAACATTCCTTGGCCGGGGCAGCGGGGAATCAGTCCAGATGGAATTTAAAGGAGAGGGCTTTGTAATCGTCCAGCCCTTTGAAGAAGTATATACAGCTGGAAACGGTTTGTCTTAA
- a CDS encoding LrgB family protein, whose product MVIFLLSLLFAGLTIVAYLFLNSQYNKYRWTLLNPVLTTTVVLVIILLVFDVSYDNYMLGGKWIGELLGPAVVALAVPLYKQRDLLRQNLLPITIGVSAGAIVGLTSGALLTKLFQFSNEMVLTMLPKSITTPVAMQMAEALGGIPSLAAVYVMTAGFTGIIAGPWLLKILRVDSSIGVGIGLGSSAHGLGTAKAFEYGPEEASMSSVAMTLSAVVGSFLGPVIVWLFF is encoded by the coding sequence GTGGTAATCTTTCTTCTGTCTCTGCTGTTTGCAGGGCTTACAATTGTGGCCTATCTCTTTTTGAACAGCCAATATAATAAATACCGCTGGACGCTTTTAAATCCTGTGCTAACCACTACTGTCGTCTTGGTCATTATTTTACTGGTATTCGATGTTTCTTATGACAATTATATGCTCGGAGGAAAGTGGATCGGAGAGTTGCTCGGTCCTGCTGTAGTGGCTTTGGCTGTTCCCCTCTACAAGCAGCGTGATTTATTGCGGCAAAATCTATTGCCAATCACTATCGGCGTCTCTGCAGGAGCGATTGTCGGGTTAACCAGTGGCGCTTTGCTGACGAAGCTGTTCCAGTTTTCCAACGAAATGGTTCTGACGATGCTGCCGAAGTCGATTACGACGCCGGTCGCCATGCAAATGGCGGAAGCGCTCGGAGGCATCCCTTCATTAGCGGCGGTATATGTCATGACTGCAGGGTTTACCGGTATTATTGCGGGTCCTTGGCTATTGAAAATTTTGCGTGTCGATTCTTCCATCGGGGTCGGCATTGGCTTGGGATCTTCTGCCCACGGTCTTGGTACAGCGAAAGCTTTCGAATATGGTCCGGAAGAAGCTTCTATGAGTTCTGTCGCTATGACCTTAAGTGCTGTCGTCGGGTCATTCCTCGGTCCGGTTATTGTCTGGCTGTTCTTTTAA
- a CDS encoding biotin-dependent carboxyltransferase family protein, which translates to MLKIIKSGLQTTVQDLGRFGFQKYGVIVSGAMDPFAHRTANLLVGNEENAATLEIAMVGPAIQFEEDTFIALCGGDLSPEIDGTAIKMWRTVAVKEGSVLKFGAPRTGCRVYLAAAGGIDVPDVMNSKSTYLRAGIGGFHGRALKAGDLIPTHPVSPGHAASLLHATDNELEWKIAAPRYFNEPIVRMMKGRQYELFNNDSKEKIFSEAFSISSHSDRMGYRLEGIKLSLEEPKELISEAVSFGSIQVPADGNPIVLLADRQTTGGYPKIGQVASVDLPLISQLKPGDRIRFKEISVEEAQKRYIEQEYQIRQLKIGIYLKREEWK; encoded by the coding sequence ATGCTGAAGATCATTAAAAGCGGACTTCAAACGACCGTGCAGGATCTCGGCCGCTTCGGTTTCCAGAAATACGGCGTCATCGTCAGCGGCGCTATGGACCCTTTCGCACACCGGACAGCCAATTTGCTGGTGGGCAACGAAGAAAACGCTGCAACATTAGAAATTGCGATGGTGGGCCCTGCCATCCAATTTGAGGAAGATACGTTCATCGCACTTTGTGGAGGAGACTTGTCACCGGAAATCGATGGCACCGCCATTAAAATGTGGCGTACGGTCGCCGTCAAAGAAGGAAGTGTCTTGAAGTTCGGAGCTCCCCGCACCGGATGCCGGGTCTATTTGGCGGCAGCAGGCGGCATTGACGTTCCAGACGTTATGAACAGCAAATCCACTTACCTGCGAGCTGGAATAGGCGGCTTCCATGGACGGGCATTAAAAGCAGGCGACCTTATCCCGACGCACCCTGTTTCACCAGGTCATGCTGCTTCCTTGCTCCATGCCACTGACAATGAACTGGAATGGAAGATTGCCGCTCCTCGTTATTTTAACGAGCCGATCGTCCGAATGATGAAGGGCCGCCAGTATGAGCTGTTTAACAATGACAGTAAAGAGAAAATTTTCAGCGAAGCTTTTTCAATTTCTTCCCATTCTGACCGAATGGGCTATCGCTTAGAAGGAATTAAGTTGTCATTGGAAGAACCGAAAGAATTGATTTCAGAGGCGGTATCGTTCGGTTCGATTCAAGTGCCGGCGGATGGCAATCCGATTGTTCTTTTGGCAGACCGCCAGACTACCGGCGGTTATCCGAAAATTGGGCAAGTGGCTTCCGTCGATTTGCCGCTCATCAGCCAGCTGAAGCCCGGGGACCGGATTCGCTTCAAGGAAATTTCTGTTGAAGAAGCACAAAAGCGTTATATCGAACAAGAATATCAAATCCGCCAATTAAAAATTGGCATTTATTTAAAAAGGGAGGAATGGAAATGA
- a CDS encoding CidA/LrgA family protein gives MKFLLVFAQLVVLYGFYLFGEWLREFFNLPLPGSIIGFLLLFAVLLLKIFPLKWIDSGAHFLLAFLSLYFIPATVGVIDYADVFTGKGVWLIVIAVFSTFLTMAVSSLLSQWSSRLSGKREEH, from the coding sequence ATGAAATTTCTGCTGGTTTTTGCTCAACTTGTTGTTTTGTATGGCTTTTATCTGTTCGGTGAATGGTTGCGCGAATTTTTCAACTTGCCGCTTCCCGGCAGCATCATTGGATTTTTACTGCTGTTTGCGGTCCTTTTGCTAAAAATTTTTCCGCTGAAATGGATTGATTCGGGTGCGCATTTCCTTTTAGCTTTCCTATCGCTCTACTTTATCCCGGCAACTGTCGGCGTCATCGATTATGCAGATGTTTTTACTGGAAAAGGCGTCTGGCTGATCGTCATTGCAGTGTTTAGCACGTTTCTGACTATGGCGGTTTCTTCTTTGTTGAGCCAGTGGTCCAGCCGTTTATCCGGCAAAAGAGAGGAGCATTAA
- a CDS encoding LysE family translocator, which translates to MASGLLGFIILGFSLSVPVGAITIEMVKRGIQGGFMHAWMVGVGGMSADVVLMLLIYFGVSGFLTSMAAQTVLWLFGFVVLVYLGTESIKDAFRITGIDVMNPVKTEPLTGAYLSGFVIAISNPLNIIFWIGIYGSVLTSTLQNASSGEVLLYSIAIFIGIAIWDLVIAISVHIGKSFTGHRFMKSFSVIAGLALIGFGLSFGWQAMKNLMLLMN; encoded by the coding sequence ATGGCCAGTGGCTTACTTGGTTTTATCATCTTAGGTTTTTCGCTATCTGTTCCCGTAGGAGCTATTACAATCGAAATGGTGAAAAGAGGGATTCAAGGGGGATTCATGCATGCCTGGATGGTTGGCGTTGGCGGCATGTCTGCAGATGTTGTGTTGATGCTGCTCATTTACTTTGGGGTTTCCGGTTTTTTAACCAGCATGGCTGCACAAACTGTCCTTTGGCTCTTCGGCTTTGTCGTGCTGGTTTACTTAGGAACCGAAAGCATTAAAGATGCATTTCGGATCACCGGAATAGATGTTATGAACCCAGTAAAAACAGAACCGCTGACTGGAGCTTATCTGTCGGGATTTGTGATTGCGATTTCCAATCCGTTGAATATCATTTTCTGGATCGGCATCTATGGTTCGGTTTTAACCAGCACACTGCAGAATGCAAGCAGTGGAGAAGTACTGTTGTACAGCATCGCCATTTTTATTGGCATCGCAATTTGGGATTTGGTGATTGCCATTTCTGTGCATATCGGCAAAAGTTTTACAGGACACCGTTTTATGAAAAGTTTTTCGGTTATAGCAGGATTGGCTTTAATTGGATTTGGTTTATCATTTGGCTGGCAAGCTATGAAAAACCTGATGCTTTTAATGAATTGA
- a CDS encoding VOC family protein: protein MEKVIPKITTFLMFSGQAEEAMEFYTSLFEDSRIENIVHNEDGTVMQAAFTLNGQMLMCIDSPVNHEFTFTPAISLYVTCDSAEEIDRVFAQLSEGGGVLMPLDEYPFSKKFGWLVDRFGVSWQLNY from the coding sequence GTGGAAAAAGTAATCCCGAAAATCACCACATTTTTGATGTTTTCAGGACAGGCAGAAGAAGCGATGGAATTTTATACATCGCTGTTTGAAGACTCGCGTATCGAAAATATTGTCCATAATGAAGATGGTACTGTCATGCAGGCTGCTTTTACGTTGAATGGTCAGATGTTGATGTGCATCGATAGCCCCGTCAATCACGAATTTACTTTTACACCGGCGATTTCTTTGTATGTCACGTGCGACAGCGCAGAAGAGATTGACCGTGTTTTCGCCCAGCTTTCGGAAGGCGGAGGGGTTTTGATGCCATTAGATGAATATCCTTTCAGCAAAAAGTTCGGCTGGCTGGTGGACCGGTTCGGCGTATCCTGGCAACTGAATTACTGA